From Saccharothrix espanaensis DSM 44229, the proteins below share one genomic window:
- a CDS encoding NCS2 family permease: protein MAIGLDGFFKISERGSTVGREVRGGVVTFVTMAYIVVLNPLILGSFAADDPSAKKDVLGAILPVSQVAAVTALCAGVMTILFGLVANYPFALATGLGINSFVAVSIVPKMTWPEAMGLVVVNGLVVLLLVVTGVRTAVFNAVPQELKAAIAVGIGLFICFIGLVDAGFVRRVPDAAGTTVPVGLGINGSIASWPTLVFVVGLVVTGILVARKVKGAILIGVLGATALSIAIEALVHAGPSKGVDPQGWNLGYPALPEQVLGLPDLSLLGEVSFGAWSRVPALTAALVVFTLVLTDFFDTVGTMTGLGKEAGLIGEDGQLPGVSKALFVDGVGAVAGGASSSSSSTVYVESAAGIAEGARTGLANVVTGLLFLVAMFLTPLYSIVPVEAAAPALVIVGALMIAQIREIDFGDFSVALPAFLTIVVMPFTYSIANGIGAGFVSYVLLRAMTGRARSVHPLMWVVSAAFVVYFAVGPIQAALGN from the coding sequence ATGGCCATCGGGCTCGACGGCTTCTTCAAGATCTCCGAACGCGGCTCCACGGTCGGGCGGGAGGTCCGCGGCGGCGTGGTCACGTTCGTGACCATGGCCTACATCGTGGTGCTGAACCCGCTGATCCTGGGCAGTTTCGCGGCGGACGACCCGTCGGCCAAGAAGGACGTGCTCGGCGCGATCCTGCCCGTCTCCCAGGTCGCCGCGGTCACCGCGCTGTGCGCGGGCGTGATGACCATCCTGTTCGGACTCGTCGCCAACTACCCGTTCGCGCTGGCCACCGGCCTGGGCATCAACTCGTTCGTGGCCGTCTCGATCGTGCCGAAGATGACCTGGCCGGAAGCCATGGGCCTGGTGGTGGTGAACGGGCTGGTCGTCCTGCTGCTCGTGGTCACGGGCGTGCGCACGGCGGTGTTCAACGCCGTGCCGCAGGAGCTCAAGGCGGCGATCGCGGTCGGCATCGGGTTGTTCATCTGCTTCATCGGGCTGGTCGACGCCGGGTTCGTGCGGCGGGTCCCGGACGCCGCGGGCACGACCGTCCCGGTCGGACTGGGCATCAACGGGTCCATCGCGTCCTGGCCGACGCTGGTGTTCGTGGTCGGGCTGGTGGTCACCGGGATCCTGGTGGCGCGCAAGGTGAAGGGCGCGATCCTGATCGGTGTGCTGGGCGCCACCGCGCTGTCGATCGCGATCGAGGCCCTGGTGCACGCCGGTCCGTCCAAGGGTGTGGACCCGCAGGGCTGGAACCTCGGCTACCCGGCCCTGCCGGAGCAGGTGCTCGGCCTGCCGGACCTGTCGCTGCTGGGCGAGGTGTCGTTCGGCGCGTGGAGCCGGGTGCCCGCGCTGACCGCCGCGCTGGTGGTGTTCACGCTGGTGCTCACGGACTTCTTCGACACCGTCGGCACGATGACCGGCCTCGGCAAGGAAGCGGGCCTGATCGGCGAGGACGGGCAGCTGCCGGGCGTGAGCAAGGCGCTGTTCGTGGACGGCGTGGGCGCGGTCGCGGGCGGTGCCTCCTCGTCGTCGTCCAGCACCGTCTACGTCGAGTCGGCGGCGGGCATCGCGGAGGGCGCGCGGACCGGGCTGGCCAACGTCGTGACCGGCCTGCTGTTCCTGGTCGCGATGTTCCTGACCCCGCTGTACTCGATCGTCCCGGTCGAGGCCGCGGCCCCGGCGCTGGTGATCGTGGGCGCGCTGATGATCGCGCAGATCAGGGAGATCGACTTCGGCGACTTCTCGGTGGCGCTGCCCGCGTTCCTGACGATCGTGGTCATGCCGTTCACCTACTCGATCGCGAACGGGATCGGCGCCGGTTTCGTCAGCTACGTGCTGCTGAGGGCCATGACCGGCCGGGCCCGCAGCGTGCACCCGTTGATGTGGGTGGTGTCCGCGGCGTTCGTCGTCTACTTCGCCGTCGGACCCATCCAGGCAGCTCTGGGCAACTGA
- a CDS encoding cold-shock protein, translated as MPTGKVKWYDSEKGFGFVTQDGGEDVYVRKSALPPGVEGLKAGQRIEFGMAEGRRGPQALSVRLIDPAPSVAEARRRPAEELHGLIDDMIKLLEIKVQPELRRGRYPERKNTKLIADVVRAVARELDP; from the coding sequence GTGCCGACCGGCAAGGTCAAGTGGTACGACTCGGAGAAGGGCTTCGGCTTCGTCACCCAGGACGGTGGCGAGGACGTGTATGTGCGGAAATCCGCGCTGCCTCCGGGCGTCGAGGGCCTGAAGGCCGGACAGCGCATCGAGTTCGGCATGGCGGAGGGGCGGCGCGGGCCGCAGGCCCTGTCCGTGCGGCTGATCGATCCCGCCCCCTCGGTGGCCGAGGCTCGACGTCGTCCGGCCGAGGAGTTGCACGGGCTGATCGACGACATGATCAAGCTGTTGGAGATCAAGGTCCAGCCCGAGTTGCGGCGTGGGCGGTACCCGGAGCGGAAGAACACCAAGTTGATCGCCGATGTGGTGCGGGCGGTGGCGCGGGAGTTGGATCCGTAG
- a CDS encoding threonine ammonia-lyase: MDLDLENIARAAKIIDPVFRDSPQYVDEQLCAELDRRILVKVETTNPLRSFKGRGADFLATSLTAAHPVVCASAGNFGQALAYAGRTHGFPVEVFASAQAIPAKITRMRSLGATVHQIEGDFTGAKDTARRHAERTGAIFIEDGKDPAISEGAGSIAVELLTAGLALDAAVLPVGDGALITGMARWLKEHSPSTKIIGVCAQGAPVLAHAWAGRTHTGPVDTIAVRVPVPEAVTRLKALVDDIVLVDDDAIRRAADTALHTLGLVLEPAGAAGLAAIAAHDIPGETIATVLTGSNV, encoded by the coding sequence ATGGACCTCGACCTGGAGAACATCGCCCGAGCGGCCAAGATCATCGATCCGGTGTTCCGCGACAGCCCGCAGTACGTCGACGAGCAGCTGTGCGCCGAACTGGACCGCCGGATCCTGGTCAAGGTCGAGACGACCAACCCCCTGCGCAGCTTCAAGGGTCGCGGAGCCGACTTCCTGGCCACCTCGCTGACCGCCGCCCACCCGGTCGTCTGCGCGTCGGCGGGCAACTTCGGCCAGGCCCTCGCCTACGCCGGCCGCACCCACGGCTTCCCGGTCGAGGTGTTCGCCTCCGCCCAGGCCATCCCCGCGAAGATCACCCGAATGCGCTCCCTGGGCGCGACCGTCCACCAGATCGAGGGCGATTTCACCGGGGCCAAGGACACCGCCCGCCGCCACGCCGAGCGGACCGGGGCGATCTTCATCGAGGACGGCAAGGACCCGGCGATCTCCGAGGGTGCGGGCAGCATCGCCGTGGAACTGCTCACCGCCGGCCTGGCACTGGACGCGGCGGTCCTCCCGGTGGGTGACGGAGCCCTGATCACCGGCATGGCCAGGTGGCTCAAGGAACACTCGCCGAGCACCAAGATCATCGGCGTCTGCGCCCAAGGCGCACCCGTCCTGGCACACGCCTGGGCAGGCAGAACCCACACCGGACCGGTCGACACCATCGCCGTCCGGGTGCCCGTGCCAGAGGCCGTCACCCGCCTCAAGGCCCTGGTGGACGACATCGTCCTGGTGGACGACGACGCCATCCGCCGCGCGGCGGACACCGCCCTGCACACCCTGGGCCTCGTCCTGGAACCGGCCGGAGCCGCGGGTCTGGCCGCCATCGCCGCGCACGACATCCCCGGCGAGACCATCGCCACCGTGCTCACCGGGAGCAATGTCTGA
- a CDS encoding DUF2771 family protein has product MRRVLPILLLLVVAACAAPHDPEVTFYADGKTVTVQPTQYCDVKSENCDVDTQATGVLKVRPGKPVQISVPGDLAKTAWSVKFTYRDAQGTPQEPLRSKLFTKNDPQYAYTLVLPNPGDQLESVEVQQYGSRIEASTTGTFDFVARGTWVLSVDDRK; this is encoded by the coding sequence GTGCGCCGAGTACTGCCGATCTTGCTGCTCCTGGTCGTCGCGGCCTGTGCCGCACCCCACGACCCCGAGGTGACGTTCTACGCCGACGGGAAGACCGTCACCGTGCAGCCGACCCAGTACTGCGACGTGAAGTCGGAGAACTGCGACGTCGACACGCAGGCAACCGGCGTGCTCAAGGTCCGTCCGGGCAAACCGGTCCAGATCTCCGTCCCGGGCGACCTGGCGAAAACCGCCTGGTCGGTGAAGTTCACCTACCGCGACGCCCAAGGCACACCGCAAGAGCCCCTGCGCAGCAAACTCTTCACCAAGAACGACCCGCAATACGCCTACACCCTGGTCCTCCCGAACCCGGGCGACCAACTGGAAAGCGTAGAAGTCCAGCAGTACGGCTCCCGAATCGAAGCCAGCACCACAGGCACCTTCGACTTCGTAGCCAGGGGAACCTGGGTCCTCTCAGTAGACGACCGCAAATAA
- a CDS encoding glutaminyl-peptide cyclotransferase produces MRWLLVVVVLVLSAACTGAPSGPEQPEKPETGVEVLGTIPHDPTAFTQGLELVDGVLYEGTGLEGRSTIRRIDPGNGQVTKQVDLDPELFGEGVTVVGDKIWQITWQNGVAIQRDRETLTEVRRVTYEGEGWGLCRDDQRLVMSNGTEELTFRDPVTFAETGKVTVKRNGIPLVRINELECVGGQVWANLWQLDQVVRIDPTSGNVTATVDLAPIRPKDVPATDVLNGIAAVPNTDEFLVTGKNWPTIFRVKLRTG; encoded by the coding sequence GTGCGGTGGCTCCTGGTGGTCGTGGTGCTGGTCCTGTCGGCGGCGTGCACGGGTGCCCCGAGCGGACCGGAACAGCCCGAAAAGCCCGAAACGGGCGTCGAGGTGCTGGGCACGATCCCGCACGACCCGACGGCGTTCACCCAGGGCCTGGAGCTGGTCGACGGCGTCCTCTACGAGGGCACCGGCCTGGAGGGGCGGTCCACCATCCGGCGGATCGACCCGGGGAACGGCCAGGTCACCAAGCAGGTGGACCTCGACCCCGAGCTGTTCGGCGAGGGCGTCACCGTCGTCGGCGACAAGATCTGGCAGATCACCTGGCAGAACGGCGTCGCGATCCAGCGCGACCGCGAGACGCTGACCGAAGTGAGGCGCGTCACGTACGAGGGCGAGGGGTGGGGCCTGTGCCGCGACGACCAGCGCCTGGTGATGAGCAACGGCACCGAGGAGCTGACCTTCCGCGACCCGGTGACGTTCGCCGAGACCGGCAAGGTCACCGTCAAGCGCAACGGCATCCCCTTGGTGCGGATCAACGAGCTGGAGTGCGTCGGCGGGCAGGTGTGGGCCAACCTCTGGCAGCTCGACCAGGTCGTGCGGATCGATCCGACCAGCGGAAACGTCACCGCGACGGTCGACCTCGCGCCGATCCGCCCGAAGGACGTCCCGGCCACCGACGTCCTCAACGGCATCGCCGCCGTCCCGAACACCGACGAGTTCCTGGTCACCGGCAAGAACTGGCCGACGATCTTCCGCGTCAAGCTCCGGACAGGGTGA
- a CDS encoding MFS transporter: MTRQRPEDPSRRYPWEDDEYKPRTRPYPHQDQHQHQNQEQQHPQGPQGPEHPTTPISTPPPAPKKLTVTRVALWRTRQLSKQAVTAFRKAAHADGAKQSGLSSLTYAVMMNYAADAAMAVALANTLFFSAATGESKGKVALYLLITVAPFALVAPVIGPALDKIQHGRRFALAGSCVLRVVLAIVMAMNFDNWGLYPAALGSMVLSKSFTVLKAAITPRVLPSEITLSKTNARMTVFGLAAGGVFGLFAAGFANIFGSPGALWFTAVLCLGNAWLCLRIPSWVEVTDGEVPTSLRAQPQKPKRQPLGRTVVVSLWGNGTIRMLTGFLMLFAAFVVRAQTEGDAFMQLLLLGAIAGAAGVGSFLGNAVGARLHFGQPDQVVIGCLSATLVTTIVAALLPGLITAAAVGLVGATASSLAKVSLDAVIQDDLPEQSRASAFGRSETILQLGWVFGGALGVLLPTEYWVGFTVLSGLLACGLAQTILSRQGSSLIPGLGGDRPIRPTPVTP; encoded by the coding sequence GTGACGCGTCAACGGCCGGAAGACCCGTCGCGGCGGTACCCGTGGGAAGACGACGAGTACAAGCCGCGCACCCGGCCGTACCCCCACCAGGACCAACACCAGCACCAGAACCAGGAACAGCAACACCCCCAGGGCCCCCAAGGCCCCGAACACCCCACCACCCCCATCAGCACCCCTCCCCCCGCCCCCAAGAAGCTCACCGTCACCCGCGTAGCCCTGTGGCGAACCCGGCAACTGAGCAAACAAGCCGTGACCGCGTTCCGCAAAGCGGCTCACGCCGACGGCGCGAAGCAATCCGGCCTTTCCTCCCTCACCTACGCCGTGATGATGAACTACGCGGCCGACGCCGCCATGGCCGTAGCGCTGGCGAACACCCTCTTCTTCTCCGCCGCCACCGGCGAGAGCAAAGGAAAGGTGGCCCTCTACCTGCTCATCACCGTGGCCCCGTTCGCCTTGGTGGCCCCGGTCATCGGCCCGGCCCTGGACAAGATCCAGCACGGCCGCCGATTCGCCCTGGCGGGTTCCTGCGTGCTGCGGGTCGTCCTGGCCATCGTCATGGCGATGAACTTCGACAACTGGGGCCTCTACCCGGCCGCACTGGGCAGCATGGTCCTGTCGAAGTCGTTCACCGTGCTCAAGGCGGCGATCACCCCCAGAGTGCTGCCCAGCGAAATCACCCTGTCCAAGACGAACGCGCGGATGACCGTCTTCGGTCTGGCCGCCGGCGGTGTTTTCGGCCTGTTCGCGGCGGGATTCGCCAACATCTTCGGCTCCCCCGGCGCACTCTGGTTCACGGCGGTCCTCTGCCTCGGCAACGCCTGGCTGTGCCTGCGCATCCCGTCGTGGGTCGAGGTGACCGACGGCGAGGTCCCGACGTCACTGCGGGCCCAACCCCAGAAACCCAAGCGCCAACCCCTCGGCCGCACGGTCGTGGTGAGCCTCTGGGGCAACGGCACGATCCGGATGCTCACCGGCTTCCTGATGCTGTTCGCCGCGTTCGTCGTCCGCGCCCAGACCGAGGGCGACGCCTTCATGCAGCTGCTCCTGCTCGGCGCGATCGCCGGCGCGGCCGGCGTCGGCAGCTTCCTGGGCAACGCCGTGGGCGCGCGACTCCACTTCGGCCAGCCCGACCAGGTCGTCATCGGCTGCCTGAGCGCCACCCTGGTCACGACGATCGTCGCCGCCCTGCTCCCCGGCCTGATCACCGCCGCCGCCGTGGGCCTGGTCGGAGCCACGGCCAGCTCCCTGGCCAAGGTGAGCCTCGACGCCGTGATCCAGGACGACCTGCCCGAACAGTCCCGCGCGTCCGCGTTCGGCCGCTCGGAGACCATCCTCCAACTGGGCTGGGTGTTCGGCGGCGCGCTGGGCGTCCTGCTGCCCACCGAGTACTGGGTGGGCTTCACCGTGCTGTCCGGCCTGCTGGCCTGCGGCCTGGCCCAGACGATCCTGTCCCGCCAGGGCAGTTCCCTCATCCCGGGCCTGGGCGGCGACCGCCCGATCCGCCCGACCCCGGTCACACCGTAG
- a CDS encoding Lrp/AsnC family transcriptional regulator — protein MDDVDRRLLDQLQRDAGLTLHELGELVGLSPSAVQRRINRYRSSGLVSRQVAVLDGARLGGMLAIVLVVLERESNAHHRRFAERMRATPEVQQCYELAGRWDYLVVLSTADMARCRELGDALFQRDENVKRYETMPVFDAVKTGLAITLSGA, from the coding sequence GTGGACGACGTGGATCGCAGACTGCTCGACCAGCTCCAGCGCGATGCCGGGTTGACCCTGCACGAGCTGGGGGAACTGGTCGGGCTCTCACCCAGCGCGGTGCAGCGGCGGATCAACCGGTACCGCTCCTCGGGGCTGGTGAGCCGGCAGGTCGCGGTGCTGGACGGGGCCCGGTTGGGCGGCATGCTGGCGATCGTCCTGGTGGTGCTCGAACGCGAGTCCAACGCGCACCACCGGCGGTTCGCCGAGCGGATGCGGGCCACGCCCGAGGTGCAGCAGTGCTACGAGCTGGCCGGCCGCTGGGACTACCTGGTCGTGCTGTCCACGGCCGACATGGCGCGGTGCCGGGAGCTGGGCGACGCGTTGTTCCAGCGCGACGAGAACGTCAAGCGCTACGAGACCATGCCGGTGTTCGACGCGGTCAAGACCGGGCTGGCGATCACCCTGTCCGGAGCTTGA
- a CDS encoding DUF3027 domain-containing protein produces the protein MTATPTQQPEPVLADPVLLDSGAVGLARAAAQEEAGEEPVGDHVGVLAEDDASVTHLFEAERAGYRGWSWAVTVAHAGGGTPVSVSEVVLLPGNDALVAPDWVPWHERVRAGDLGVGDLLPPREDDPRLVPGYVESEDPAVEEVALEVGLGRVRVLSREGVLDAASRWHGGDFGPRSDMARSAPARCGTCGFYVRVAGSLGAGFGVCANELTPADGHVVHVEYGCGAHSEVEVENIPAVPVADLVYDDAVLDVEANAPESSR, from the coding sequence GTGACCGCCACGCCGACCCAGCAGCCCGAACCAGTGCTCGCCGACCCGGTGCTCCTCGACTCCGGGGCGGTCGGGCTAGCCCGTGCCGCCGCGCAGGAGGAAGCCGGGGAAGAACCCGTCGGCGACCACGTCGGCGTGCTCGCCGAGGACGACGCGTCGGTCACCCACCTGTTCGAGGCCGAACGCGCGGGCTACCGGGGCTGGTCGTGGGCGGTGACCGTGGCCCACGCCGGCGGTGGCACGCCCGTGTCGGTGTCCGAGGTGGTGCTGCTGCCCGGCAACGACGCGCTGGTCGCGCCCGACTGGGTGCCGTGGCACGAGCGCGTGCGCGCCGGCGACCTCGGGGTCGGCGACCTGCTGCCGCCGCGCGAGGACGACCCGCGGCTGGTCCCCGGCTACGTCGAGTCCGAGGACCCGGCGGTCGAGGAGGTCGCGCTGGAGGTCGGGCTCGGCCGGGTCCGGGTGCTGTCCCGCGAAGGCGTGCTGGACGCCGCGTCGCGCTGGCACGGCGGCGACTTCGGCCCGCGCAGCGACATGGCCCGCAGCGCGCCCGCCCGGTGCGGCACGTGCGGCTTCTACGTGCGGGTCGCGGGGTCGCTGGGCGCGGGCTTCGGCGTGTGCGCGAACGAGCTGACGCCGGCCGACGGCCACGTCGTGCACGTCGAGTACGGCTGTGGCGCGCACTCCGAGGTCGAGGTGGAGAACATCCCGGCCGTGCCGGTGGCCGACCTGGTCTACGACGACGCCGTGCTGGACGTCGAGGCGAACGCGCCGGAATCGTCTAGGTGA
- a CDS encoding sacsin N-terminal ATP-binding-like domain-containing protein, with the protein MSRDPFGTEALRDSVLAAWRGSPTRFREDANAEEDLRLGGYRDRLLVELAQNASDAAGGSPGVLRLSVVDGELRAANTGAPLTAAGVAALASLRASAKSADTVGQFGVGFAAVLAVTDAPRVVSTSGGVLFSAARTRQAVPELASARGGDVPVLRMVWPTDEADLPPGFDTEVRLPLKVDGSALLAEFARQVPDLLLALPGLRRVEVGSDVWERAEDDGVVVLTGPSGSARWRVLRVAGELPPSLVQGVEARPQWHVCWAWPMDEPLTGDVLHAPTPTDEKMSLPARLIATLPVEPSRRRVLVGPAASFVLDRAAAAYPDLVTALPAVERTALVPLPGFPLSEVDGLLRDGVLAALRKASWLPLASGEWTAPASAKVLDAPSEELVELLEDVVPGLLDAELTLPAHAKALAALEVPRMSVGEVVEALAGVGGDPDWWRQVYQALSPLADVDSTAREEMAALPVPLADGRLVSSPRGVLVLSSDTPPDLSGLRIAHPDAAHPLLLRLGATEAGPAELLDSDAVRESVHRSLDDPAMDGPELVRTVLSLVARAGGRPWLGELALPDESGEWRRADELAFPDSALLSVLEEDAPIGTLSAELAAAWPREVLAGVGVLDGFTVVEDDAPTEPDHDLADEGYWWDGADEPPTRVRGIRDLDLVARDKWPQALGLMAGDPVTWRAVTEPDGYTGWWLARYATFDGVPLGSWRLADAEGLDGLYDVVPDVGLPAHVLAAAGVRTSLEVVDEDDVNDLLARLGDPERKLADALVLRVHAALAEVADSVGVEPPDRVRVLTGEAVPADDVVVLDLPWLLGVLPGNQVLAAEGSAEVLAELLALPLASEEITGEVDGDGDEVVWSELGAVRLACDLLGVDLPTTPVVVHDDLVVEFEGERHEVSWWVAGEVPHATDTPEGLARALAWSTNRWPDRHTFAALITDPTPTVLLG; encoded by the coding sequence GTGAGCCGGGACCCGTTCGGCACCGAGGCGCTGCGCGACTCGGTGCTCGCCGCGTGGCGCGGTTCGCCCACCAGGTTCCGCGAGGACGCCAACGCCGAGGAGGACCTGCGGCTGGGCGGCTACCGCGACCGGCTGCTGGTGGAGCTGGCGCAGAACGCCTCCGACGCGGCCGGCGGCAGCCCGGGTGTGCTGCGACTGTCCGTTGTGGACGGTGAGCTGCGGGCGGCGAACACCGGTGCGCCGCTGACCGCGGCCGGGGTGGCGGCGCTGGCGTCGCTGCGCGCGTCGGCCAAGTCCGCGGACACCGTCGGGCAGTTCGGCGTCGGGTTCGCGGCCGTGCTCGCGGTGACCGACGCCCCCAGGGTCGTGTCGACCTCCGGCGGCGTGCTGTTCTCGGCGGCCCGCACCCGGCAGGCGGTGCCCGAACTGGCGTCCGCGCGCGGTGGCGACGTGCCCGTGCTGCGGATGGTGTGGCCGACCGACGAGGCCGACCTGCCGCCGGGCTTCGACACCGAGGTCCGGCTGCCGCTCAAGGTCGACGGCTCCGCCCTGCTCGCCGAGTTCGCCCGGCAGGTCCCCGACCTGCTGCTGGCGCTGCCCGGCCTGCGCCGGGTCGAGGTCGGGTCCGACGTGTGGGAACGCGCCGAGGACGACGGGGTCGTGGTGCTCACCGGCCCCTCCGGCTCGGCCCGATGGCGGGTGCTGCGGGTGGCCGGCGAGCTGCCGCCGTCGCTGGTGCAGGGCGTCGAGGCGCGGCCGCAGTGGCACGTGTGCTGGGCGTGGCCGATGGACGAGCCGCTGACCGGCGACGTCCTGCACGCGCCGACGCCGACCGACGAGAAGATGTCGTTGCCCGCGCGGCTGATCGCCACGCTGCCGGTGGAACCGTCCCGGCGGCGGGTGCTGGTGGGCCCGGCCGCGTCGTTCGTGCTGGACCGGGCCGCCGCCGCGTACCCGGACCTGGTGACCGCGCTGCCGGCCGTCGAGCGGACCGCGCTGGTGCCGCTGCCCGGCTTCCCGCTGTCCGAAGTGGACGGACTGCTGCGCGACGGCGTGCTGGCCGCGCTGCGCAAGGCGTCCTGGCTGCCGCTGGCCAGCGGCGAGTGGACCGCGCCCGCGTCGGCCAAGGTGCTCGACGCGCCGTCGGAGGAGCTGGTCGAGCTGCTGGAGGACGTCGTCCCCGGCCTGCTCGACGCCGAGCTGACGCTGCCCGCGCACGCGAAGGCGCTGGCCGCGCTCGAAGTGCCCCGGATGTCGGTGGGCGAGGTGGTCGAGGCGCTGGCCGGTGTCGGCGGCGACCCGGACTGGTGGCGGCAGGTCTACCAGGCGCTGTCCCCGCTGGCCGACGTCGACTCCACCGCGCGCGAGGAGATGGCCGCGCTGCCCGTGCCGCTGGCCGACGGGCGGCTGGTCAGCTCGCCGCGCGGCGTGCTGGTGCTGTCCTCGGACACGCCGCCGGACCTGTCCGGGCTGCGGATCGCGCACCCGGACGCCGCGCACCCGTTGCTGCTGCGGCTGGGCGCGACCGAGGCCGGCCCGGCCGAACTGCTCGACTCCGACGCCGTGCGCGAGTCCGTGCACCGCAGCCTCGACGACCCCGCGATGGACGGCCCCGAGCTGGTCCGGACGGTGCTGTCGCTGGTCGCGCGGGCCGGTGGCCGGCCGTGGCTGGGGGAGCTGGCGCTGCCCGACGAGTCCGGCGAGTGGCGGCGCGCCGACGAGCTGGCGTTCCCGGACTCGGCGCTGCTGTCGGTGCTGGAGGAGGACGCGCCGATCGGCACGCTCTCGGCGGAGCTGGCCGCCGCGTGGCCGCGCGAGGTGCTGGCCGGCGTGGGCGTGCTCGACGGGTTCACCGTGGTCGAGGACGACGCGCCGACCGAGCCCGACCACGACCTCGCCGACGAGGGCTACTGGTGGGACGGGGCGGACGAGCCGCCGACCCGGGTGCGCGGCATCCGCGACCTCGACCTGGTGGCGCGTGACAAGTGGCCGCAGGCGCTGGGCCTGATGGCCGGCGACCCGGTGACGTGGCGCGCGGTGACCGAGCCGGACGGCTACACGGGCTGGTGGCTGGCCCGCTACGCGACCTTCGACGGCGTGCCGCTGGGGTCGTGGCGGCTGGCCGACGCCGAGGGCCTGGACGGGCTGTACGACGTGGTGCCGGACGTCGGCCTGCCGGCGCACGTGCTGGCGGCGGCCGGGGTGCGGACGTCGCTGGAGGTCGTGGACGAGGACGACGTCAACGACCTGTTGGCGCGGTTGGGCGACCCGGAGCGCAAGCTCGCGGACGCGCTGGTGCTGCGGGTGCACGCGGCGCTCGCGGAGGTCGCCGACTCGGTGGGCGTCGAGCCGCCGGACCGGGTGCGGGTGCTGACCGGCGAGGCGGTGCCGGCCGACGACGTCGTGGTGCTGGACCTGCCGTGGCTGCTCGGCGTGCTGCCCGGCAACCAGGTGCTGGCCGCCGAGGGCTCGGCGGAGGTGCTGGCCGAACTGCTGGCGCTGCCGCTGGCGTCGGAGGAGATCACCGGCGAGGTCGACGGCGACGGCGACGAGGTGGTCTGGTCGGAACTGGGCGCGGTGCGCCTGGCCTGCGACCTGCTGGGCGTCGACCTGCCCACGACGCCGGTGGTCGTGCACGACGACCTGGTGGTGGAGTTCGAGGGCGAGCGCCACGAGGTGTCGTGGTGGGTGGCGGGCGAGGTCCCCCACGCGACCGACACCCCGGAAGGGCTGGCCCGAGCCCTGGCGTGGTCGACCAACCGCTGGCCCGACCGCCACACCTTCGCCGCCCTGATCACCGACCCGACCCCGACCGTCCTGCTCGGCTGA
- a CDS encoding MarR family winged helix-turn-helix transcriptional regulator, which yields MGAEIVRYANYVAEVDVEAGLASRLRLAVVRLTRRLRAQRVNSTISLTQVSALSTLHKCGPLTPGELAAKEGVQPPSMTRVIAALEEFGFATRRPHPTDGRQAIVELSESGNSYINEEVSAREAWLDKRLAELTPEERGVLSRAAGIIDRMAGQ from the coding sequence ATGGGTGCAGAGATCGTGAGGTATGCTAACTACGTGGCGGAAGTCGACGTGGAGGCAGGGCTGGCGAGCCGGTTGCGGTTGGCCGTGGTCCGGCTCACCCGTCGCCTGCGCGCCCAGCGGGTCAACTCCACGATCTCGCTCACCCAGGTGTCCGCGCTGTCCACGTTGCACAAGTGCGGACCGCTGACACCGGGCGAGCTGGCCGCGAAGGAAGGCGTCCAGCCCCCGTCGATGACGCGGGTGATAGCGGCGCTGGAGGAGTTCGGCTTCGCCACCCGGCGACCGCACCCCACCGACGGCCGGCAGGCCATCGTGGAGCTGAGCGAGTCGGGCAACAGCTACATCAACGAAGAGGTGTCGGCGCGCGAGGCGTGGCTGGACAAGCGCCTGGCCGAGCTGACACCGGAGGAACGGGGCGTGCTGTCGCGCGCCGCCGGGATAATCGACAGGATGGCGGGGCAGTAA
- a CDS encoding DUF2530 domain-containing protein, with protein MAEQTQSPPAPPPLPARLADPVPAIAGGTALWLLAFVVVLVFFREQTTLLWTCLSGAALGVIGYGIFRWQRSAARRGSRTAQQGLVD; from the coding sequence GTGGCCGAACAGACCCAATCGCCGCCCGCCCCGCCGCCGCTGCCGGCGCGCCTGGCGGACCCGGTGCCGGCGATCGCGGGCGGCACCGCCCTGTGGCTGCTCGCGTTCGTGGTCGTGCTGGTGTTCTTCCGGGAGCAGACCACCCTGCTGTGGACGTGTCTGTCGGGTGCCGCGCTCGGGGTGATCGGCTACGGCATCTTCCGGTGGCAACGATCAGCGGCCCGAAGGGGTTCGCGCACGGCTCAGCAAGGCCTGGTCGACTAG